Proteins encoded in a region of the Actinomycetota bacterium genome:
- the argC gene encoding N-acetyl-gamma-glutamyl-phosphate reductase, whose product NRKAVAGSGAVANPGCYPTAAVLALAPLLRAGAVSPRGIVIDAVSGTSGAGRSPGDGFTLSELDGSFAAYSAAGHRHGPEIAQELSAAAGEPAELAFVPHLAPMSRGLLATCYATITSGPQDVAAALHDAYGTEPLVHVLPEGRQPATKHVAGTAMAVIGFAIQGTTAVVTCAIDNLGKGAAGQAVQNANLMTGLSETTGLAVDGVFP is encoded by the coding sequence GAACCGTAAGGCCGTGGCCGGGTCCGGGGCGGTCGCCAACCCCGGCTGCTACCCGACGGCCGCCGTCCTCGCGCTGGCGCCGCTGCTGAGAGCGGGGGCCGTGTCCCCCCGCGGGATCGTGATCGACGCCGTCTCGGGGACCAGCGGAGCCGGACGATCCCCCGGCGACGGCTTCACTCTCTCCGAGCTGGACGGGTCGTTCGCTGCGTATTCCGCAGCCGGCCACCGGCACGGTCCCGAGATCGCGCAGGAACTGTCGGCGGCGGCCGGCGAGCCTGCCGAGCTGGCGTTCGTCCCCCACCTCGCCCCGATGTCGCGCGGACTGCTGGCCACCTGCTACGCCACCATCACCTCGGGGCCACAGGACGTGGCGGCGGCGCTGCACGACGCCTACGGCACCGAGCCCCTGGTCCACGTGCTGCCGGAAGGACGTCAGCCCGCGACGAAGCATGTGGCCGGGACCGCCATGGCCGTCATCGGCTTCGCGATACAGGGAACGACCGCGGTGGTGACCTGCGCCATCGACAACCTGGGCAAGGGGGCCGCCGGACAGGCGGTCCAGAACGCCAACCTCATGACGGGTCTGTCCGAGACCACCGGCCTTGCCGTCGACGGGGTCTTCCCGTGA
- the argJ gene encoding bifunctional glutamate N-acetyltransferase/amino-acid acetyltransferase ArgJ: MSVTAAGGWKASGVVAGTKSAGGLDLALMVSDVPAAVAGAFTTNKAPCAHIQLCVPRVAAGVSRGVLVSAGIANAATGADGLRDAESLAQAAADGTGCPPEQMLFCATGVIGPRIPVDRVRPAVRAAVAGLSPEGGDTAARSIMTTDTRPKQALLRTEGVTVGGMAKGAGMIAPRMDVPHATMLAFVTTDAVADASVLRHSLSAALPPTFNSISVDGGCSTNDTVLLFANGTSGVRLADEVLSEAVREVMARLAYEIVSDGEGATKVIRVAVTEAVSQEDARRCARSICDSLLFRAAVWGGDANWGRVVQAVGQSGAEFDPGRVSVSIGGVELAREGTATHDVVPVPAGEVPVEVRLGLGDSSWEMLTCDLSPEYVRLNADPLVPTEAP; the protein is encoded by the coding sequence GTGAGCGTCACCGCGGCCGGGGGATGGAAGGCGTCCGGCGTCGTGGCCGGGACGAAGTCCGCCGGGGGCCTCGACCTGGCGCTGATGGTGTCCGACGTCCCGGCGGCTGTTGCGGGCGCATTCACCACGAACAAGGCACCGTGCGCCCACATCCAGCTTTGCGTCCCACGTGTGGCCGCAGGCGTGTCCAGGGGGGTCCTGGTCTCGGCAGGCATCGCCAACGCTGCCACGGGAGCCGATGGCCTGCGGGATGCGGAGTCGCTGGCCCAGGCCGCGGCGGACGGTACCGGCTGCCCGCCGGAGCAGATGCTGTTCTGCGCCACGGGGGTCATCGGCCCGAGGATCCCGGTGGACCGCGTACGGCCGGCCGTGCGCGCCGCTGTGGCCGGGCTGTCGCCTGAAGGAGGGGACACCGCGGCCCGGTCGATCATGACCACCGACACGCGCCCAAAGCAGGCGCTGCTGCGCACCGAAGGCGTGACCGTCGGTGGAATGGCGAAGGGGGCCGGGATGATCGCCCCGCGGATGGACGTCCCCCACGCCACGATGCTCGCCTTTGTCACGACCGACGCCGTGGCGGATGCGTCTGTCCTGAGGCACTCGCTATCGGCGGCGCTGCCCCCGACGTTCAACTCGATCAGCGTCGACGGCGGCTGCTCAACCAACGACACGGTCCTGCTGTTCGCGAACGGCACATCGGGGGTCCGGCTGGCGGATGAAGTCCTGTCCGAGGCGGTGCGCGAGGTCATGGCCAGGCTCGCGTACGAGATCGTTTCCGACGGCGAGGGCGCCACGAAAGTCATCCGGGTGGCTGTTACGGAAGCCGTGTCGCAGGAGGACGCGCGCAGGTGCGCAAGGTCGATCTGCGATTCGCTTCTGTTCCGGGCCGCCGTCTGGGGAGGCGACGCCAACTGGGGGAGGGTGGTCCAGGCCGTGGGCCAGTCCGGGGCGGAGTTCGACCCCGGCCGCGTGAGCGTCTCCATCGGGGGAGTCGAACTGGCTCGTGAAGGCACAGCGACACACGACGTGGTGCCGGTCCCGGCCGGGGAGGTCCCGGTGGAGGTCCGGCTCGGTCTCGGCGACTCGTCCTGGGAGATGCTCACGTGCGACCTGTCGCCGGAATACGTCCGGCTCAACGCCGACCCGCTGGTCCCTACGGAGGCGCCGTGA
- a CDS encoding arginine repressor, which yields MANERSRRRAVLMDLLEAGFAGTQDEIVKRMARKGFTVTQATVSRDLEDLGAVRQRVKDKVVYALPVRNGPPTGFGSRVLSELVRTAKSSGNLVVVKTFPGMAATVAAVVDSADVEGAMGTVAGDDTVLVIADEKTSGRTLASRITKLAAR from the coding sequence ATGGCCAACGAGCGGTCCAGGCGCCGTGCGGTTCTGATGGATCTTCTGGAAGCCGGCTTCGCCGGAACCCAGGATGAGATCGTCAAGCGGATGGCGCGAAAGGGGTTCACCGTGACGCAGGCCACGGTTTCGCGCGACCTGGAGGACCTGGGAGCGGTGAGGCAGCGGGTGAAAGACAAGGTCGTCTACGCGCTGCCGGTCCGCAACGGCCCCCCCACGGGCTTCGGGTCGCGCGTGCTGAGCGAGCTGGTACGGACGGCCAAGTCGTCCGGAAACCTCGTGGTGGTCAAAACCTTTCCCGGAATGGCCGCGACCGTGGCGGCGGTCGTCGACTCGGCGGACGTCGAGGGAGCCATGGGCACGGTGGCCGGAGACGACACCGTCCTGGTGATCGCCGACGAGAAGACGTCCGGGCGCACCCTGGCCTCCCGGATCACGAAGCTGGCTGCGCGATGA
- the argF gene encoding ornithine carbamoyltransferase: protein MTTSLPHLLKVSDLDSERLLSLLESAIALKADPAAADGCGRGRSVAILFEKPSLRTRFSLEAALAATGAHPVGAYDQEVGIGTREDVTDVGRVLGRYVAAIAMRTFDHARLEQLAGAAGVPVINALSDTHHPLQALADLMTIAEHSCGGDVASLRGLPVAWVGDGNNVANSLIEACALAGCLLRVACPAGFEPEPGLEQWASERGAVVTLGHDPAAAVEGAAAVYTDVWASMGREHEAGARARVFEPYRVTPELMGRADPDAIFLHCLPAHRGQEVSASVIDGPASRVIDQAENRMHTALALFVRLFREE, encoded by the coding sequence TTGACCACTTCTCTGCCGCACCTGCTGAAGGTCTCGGATCTCGACTCCGAGCGGCTGCTCAGCCTCCTGGAGAGCGCCATCGCACTCAAGGCCGATCCTGCCGCGGCGGACGGCTGTGGCCGCGGGCGGTCGGTGGCGATCCTGTTCGAGAAGCCGTCCCTGCGCACGCGCTTCTCTCTGGAAGCCGCGCTGGCCGCGACCGGAGCCCATCCCGTTGGCGCCTACGACCAGGAGGTGGGAATCGGCACCCGCGAGGACGTCACCGACGTCGGAAGGGTCCTGGGCAGGTACGTCGCCGCCATCGCGATGAGGACCTTCGACCACGCCCGGCTCGAGCAGCTCGCCGGCGCGGCCGGCGTCCCGGTGATCAACGCCCTGTCGGACACCCATCACCCACTCCAGGCGCTGGCCGACCTGATGACGATCGCCGAGCACTCCTGCGGGGGCGACGTCGCGTCGCTCAGGGGGCTGCCGGTGGCGTGGGTAGGCGACGGCAACAACGTCGCGAACTCCCTGATCGAGGCCTGTGCCCTGGCAGGGTGCCTGCTGAGGGTGGCGTGTCCCGCAGGGTTTGAGCCCGAGCCCGGGCTGGAGCAGTGGGCGTCGGAACGCGGAGCGGTGGTAACGCTGGGCCACGACCCCGCGGCCGCCGTCGAAGGCGCAGCCGCGGTGTACACCGACGTGTGGGCCTCGATGGGGCGGGAGCACGAGGCGGGGGCCCGGGCCAGGGTCTTCGAGCCATACAGGGTGACCCCCGAGCTGATGGGCCGCGCGGACCCCGACGCAATATTCCTGCACTGCCTGCCCGCCCACCGCGGGCAGGAGGTCAGCGCCTCGGTCATAGACGGTCCGGCATCGCGTGTCATCGACCAGGCGGAGAACCGGATGCACACGGCGCTGGCGCTGTTCGTCCGGCTGTTTCGGGAGGAATGA
- a CDS encoding aspartate aminotransferase family protein yields MSRPAGSVTTPGTLDVGAGPFLDTYRRLPVTFRSGSGSHLTDDTGREYLDFLAGISVCALGHSHPALVEAIREQASRLIHVSNLFHTDVGRRAAQDVCDLLGGGGVFFCNSGAEAVEAAIKLARKRAWRLGQRDRMRIVALDGSFHGRTYGALAATFQASKREGFGPLPGGFDSVEPGDVAALDAAVTPQTAAVIIEPVQGEGGVRPLSPDFARAASSLCRDRGALLVCDEIQTGLGRTGRWWGFEHLRVRPDVVCMAKGLGGGFPVGAIWASDDVRDGFAPGDHATTFGGGPLACAAVSAVIGAIRQEGLVERAESVGALLADHLSQSGEVRGKGLLLALELGRPIAAAVVASALEEGLVVNYVTPSAVRIAPPLVITDDEAAEGARRLNAAIRKVAGA; encoded by the coding sequence GTGAGCCGCCCGGCCGGATCCGTCACAACACCCGGGACCCTGGACGTGGGCGCGGGGCCATTCCTGGACACGTACCGTCGCCTGCCCGTCACCTTCAGGTCCGGAAGCGGGTCGCACCTGACTGACGACACCGGACGCGAGTACCTGGACTTCCTGGCGGGCATCTCCGTCTGCGCCCTCGGCCACAGCCATCCGGCGCTGGTGGAGGCGATCCGGGAGCAGGCGTCCAGGCTCATCCATGTCTCGAACCTGTTCCACACGGACGTCGGCCGTCGGGCGGCGCAGGATGTCTGCGACCTGCTCGGCGGCGGCGGAGTGTTCTTCTGCAACTCGGGGGCCGAGGCCGTGGAGGCGGCGATCAAGCTCGCCCGCAAGCGTGCATGGAGGCTGGGTCAGCGGGACCGGATGCGGATCGTGGCCCTGGACGGTTCCTTTCACGGCCGGACATACGGCGCCCTGGCGGCGACGTTCCAGGCGTCCAAGCGCGAGGGGTTCGGTCCGCTGCCGGGGGGATTCGACAGCGTGGAGCCCGGAGACGTCGCGGCACTGGACGCAGCCGTCACACCACAGACCGCCGCTGTGATCATCGAGCCCGTCCAGGGGGAGGGGGGCGTGCGGCCGCTGTCGCCGGACTTCGCCCGGGCCGCCTCCTCGCTGTGCCGGGATCGGGGCGCCCTGCTCGTGTGCGACGAGATCCAAACGGGGCTCGGGCGCACCGGCCGGTGGTGGGGGTTCGAGCATCTGCGGGTCCGACCGGACGTCGTCTGCATGGCAAAGGGCCTCGGCGGCGGGTTTCCAGTCGGCGCCATCTGGGCTTCAGACGATGTGCGGGACGGATTCGCCCCCGGCGACCACGCGACCACCTTCGGCGGCGGTCCGCTGGCCTGCGCCGCGGTCTCGGCCGTCATAGGGGCCATCCGTCAGGAGGGCCTCGTGGAGCGCGCGGAGTCCGTGGGCGCGCTGCTGGCGGATCATCTGTCCCAGTCGGGGGAGGTGCGCGGCAAGGGCCTCCTGCTCGCACTCGAACTCGGACGTCCCATCGCCGCGGCGGTCGTGGCGTCCGCTCTCGAGGAGGGACTCGTGGTCAACTACGTCACCCCGTCGGCGGTGAGGATCGCCCCGCCTCTGGTGATCACCGACGACGAGGCGGCCGAGGGCGCGAGGCGGCTCAACGCCGCCATCCGGAAGGTGGCGGGCGCTTGA
- a CDS encoding argininosuccinate synthase: protein MTERCVLAFSGGLDTSVCVAWLRERGFDVIALTVDVGQGAELDGLQVRAEAAGVADLVVIDAREEFVTEFCWPALRANALYEGRYPLVSALSRPLIARHLVRVARERSATTIAHGCTGKGNDQVRFETSIGSLAPDLKILAPIRQEGMQRDQALEYAAAHGIPVVATAEKPYSVDENLWGRAIESGVLEDPWTEPPPKDVFELTVDPQAAPDEPSDIVVGFERGIPVSLDGDRTDPVALVLRMQEIAGAHGAGRIDMIENRLVGIKSREVYEVPASISLITAHRDLEDLVLERDLAHFKQGVELRYAELVYNGMWFSPLKASLDAFVESTQEDVTGEVRLRLHKGTARPVGRRSPRGLYSPELATYTSGADSFQHDAAAGFISLWSLPVRVWAQRRRDRT, encoded by the coding sequence ATGACCGAAAGGTGCGTCCTGGCGTTCTCCGGCGGGCTGGACACCTCCGTGTGCGTGGCATGGCTCAGGGAGCGCGGCTTCGACGTGATCGCCCTGACGGTTGACGTGGGGCAGGGGGCCGAGCTCGACGGGCTGCAGGTCCGGGCCGAGGCGGCCGGTGTGGCGGATCTGGTGGTGATCGACGCCCGTGAGGAGTTCGTGACGGAGTTCTGCTGGCCGGCGCTGCGGGCCAACGCTCTGTACGAGGGCCGGTATCCGCTGGTGTCCGCGCTGTCGCGCCCGCTCATAGCGCGGCACCTCGTGCGCGTGGCGCGGGAGCGGTCGGCGACCACCATCGCCCACGGATGCACCGGCAAGGGTAACGACCAGGTCCGCTTTGAGACGTCGATCGGCTCACTCGCGCCGGACCTGAAGATCCTGGCCCCCATCCGGCAGGAGGGCATGCAGCGCGACCAGGCCCTGGAGTACGCCGCGGCCCACGGCATCCCGGTCGTGGCCACGGCCGAAAAGCCGTACTCCGTGGACGAGAACCTGTGGGGACGCGCGATCGAGTCGGGAGTCCTGGAGGATCCCTGGACGGAGCCGCCACCCAAGGACGTGTTCGAACTGACCGTGGATCCGCAGGCCGCGCCGGACGAGCCCTCGGACATCGTGGTGGGCTTTGAGCGGGGGATCCCGGTGTCCCTGGATGGCGATCGGACCGATCCCGTAGCCCTGGTCCTGCGCATGCAGGAGATCGCCGGCGCGCACGGCGCGGGCAGGATCGACATGATCGAAAACCGGTTGGTGGGCATCAAGTCGCGCGAGGTGTACGAGGTGCCGGCGTCCATCTCCCTGATCACAGCCCACCGTGACCTGGAGGACCTGGTGCTGGAGCGCGACCTCGCCCACTTCAAGCAGGGAGTAGAGCTGAGGTACGCGGAGCTGGTCTACAACGGGATGTGGTTTTCGCCCCTGAAGGCCTCCCTGGACGCGTTTGTGGAGTCCACGCAGGAGGACGTGACGGGCGAGGTCCGCCTCAGGCTGCACAAGGGGACCGCCCGTCCGGTCGGACGCCGGTCCCCCCGGGGCCTGTACTCCCCGGAGCTCGCCACCTACACGTCGGGGGCCGATTCCTTCCAGCACGACGCCGCGGCGGGGTTCATCTCGCTGTGGTCGCTGCCGGTTCGCGTCTGGGCACAACGCCGGCGGGACCGGACGTGA
- the argB gene encoding acetylglutamate kinase yields the protein MTTGVLDKARVLVEALPYIRRYSGRVVVVKYGGHAMTSATAVGSFARDIALMHYVGIHPVVVHGGGPQISELMMRLDQTPSFVDGHRVTGAQELDVVRMVLQKTNKELVSAINEHGDIAVGISGEDAGLLRASPLQSASGQDLGFVGSVEAVHPRVALGLVESGFVPVVAPIGVGAGGQAFNINADLVAGALARSLRASKLVYLTDVDGLYRDLGDSGSLISSVSASELERMAQQGSLSEGMIPKAAGCVEAVRGGVERAHILDGGVEHALLLEVFTDSGVGTMVEAS from the coding sequence GTGACGACCGGTGTCCTGGACAAGGCGCGCGTGCTCGTGGAGGCGCTGCCGTACATCAGGCGCTACTCGGGGCGGGTCGTGGTCGTGAAGTACGGGGGCCACGCGATGACGTCCGCCACCGCCGTCGGTTCCTTCGCCCGCGACATCGCGCTGATGCACTACGTGGGCATCCACCCGGTGGTCGTCCACGGCGGCGGGCCCCAGATCTCGGAGCTGATGATGCGACTGGACCAGACCCCGAGCTTCGTCGACGGCCACCGGGTCACGGGGGCCCAGGAGCTGGACGTCGTGCGGATGGTCCTGCAGAAGACGAACAAGGAGCTCGTGTCGGCGATCAACGAGCACGGGGACATCGCGGTGGGCATCTCGGGAGAGGACGCCGGCCTTCTGCGAGCGTCACCGCTGCAGTCGGCCTCCGGTCAGGACCTCGGCTTCGTCGGCTCTGTGGAGGCGGTCCACCCGCGGGTGGCGCTGGGGCTGGTCGAGTCGGGCTTCGTGCCGGTGGTCGCGCCCATAGGCGTGGGGGCCGGAGGGCAGGCCTTCAACATCAACGCCGACCTCGTGGCCGGGGCGCTCGCACGATCGCTGCGCGCGTCGAAGCTGGTCTACCTCACCGACGTCGACGGGCTCTACCGGGACCTCGGCGACTCCGGCTCCCTGATCTCGTCCGTCTCGGCCTCCGAGCTGGAGCGGATGGCGCAGCAGGGCTCGTTGTCGGAGGGAATGATCCCGAAGGCCGCCGGATGCGTGGAGGCCGTCCGGGGGGGGGTCGAGCGGGCCCACATCCTCGACGGGGGCGTGGAGCACGCGCTCCTGCTGGAGGTGTTCACTGACTCCGGGGTCGGCACGATGGTGGAGGCCTCGTGA